From Nicotiana tabacum cultivar K326 chromosome 22, ASM71507v2, whole genome shotgun sequence, one genomic window encodes:
- the LOC142176055 gene encoding uncharacterized protein LOC142176055, translated as MARTRNSDTDTQDATQETIATIVAQGRTKKASTQKRRGKSTKGVQVPQVEHVEGVEHDEQVPQDPTPPPTTTPTQTTISPEVGQMFNAVNTAMEMFKAFMANQNERRDEIPPQSNRQNNSESSRVNEFLKLSPLVFHGSIVNEDPMLWMEGVKKALRVMKAFDDETVELAAYQLRDVADAWFEMWEKEAKATEFEQLNQGNKSVQEYYMEFIRLAKHAPHMVKTEKAKIRRFVGGLAYHIKDTTSAAAVGMEAFSSVVGFAKHLEKDIQLRREEKEPNKKAGTMGKFNGTSSGGGRDSSNRESLAPTQSSHQSGGGPSFRRTQRLEISLARIRILGHHPHIARVMLSNIHTSKVFVEHVSGNIQANCPKLRCNFSGGSTRPSSSSATAVAPSQARGSHNQTGHGAGRGAGRVTQGGGQPRLFATLDRQSVEASAEVITGILLVCSHNAYAIMDPGSTFSYVTPYFAINLGLEPEQLSELFLVSTPVGESVKVTRVYRGCIVLVQGRNTKADLIELEMEQRMIGKGCLAYLAHIINPESEPPTLQSVSVVREFPEVFPDDLTGLPPERIIDFGIDLMPGTQIYTSL; from the exons ATGGCTCGTACTCGCAACTCTGACACCGACACTCAGGATGCTACTCAAGAAACTATTGCAACTATTGTGGCTCAAGGCAGAACTAAAAAGGCTTCAACTCAGAAAAGGAGAGGTAAATCCACAAAGGGTGTTCAAGTACCCCAAGTTGAACATGTAGAAGGGGTGGAGCATGATGAGCAAGTACCTCAGGATCCAACGCCACCCCCAACAACAACTCCGACTCAAACAACTATATCCCCAGAGGTGGGTCAGATGTTTAATGCAGTCAACACTGCTATGGAGATGTTTAAAGCCTTTATGGCCAACCAGAACGAGAGAAGAGATGAGATTccacctcaatcaaatagacaGAACAATTCTGAGTCAtcaagagtgaatgaatttttgaagttgagtCCTCTAGTATTCCATGGTTCTATAGTTAATGAAGATCCAATGTTATGGATGGAGGGTGTTAAGAAAGCCCTCCGAGtgatgaaagcatttgatgatgaAACTGTGGAGCTAGCTGCTTACCAGCTTAGAGATGTGGCCGacgcttggtttgagatgtgggaaaa AGAAGCTAAGGCTACAGAGTTCGAACAGCTCAATCAagggaataaaagtgtgcaagagTACTACATGGAATTCATAAGGTTAGCTAAGCATGCTCCTCACATGGTGAAGACTGAAAAAGCAAAGATTCGTAGGTTTGTTGGCGGTTTAGCTTACCACATTAAGGATACGACATCAGCTGCAGCAGTAGGGATGGAAGCCTTCTCCTCTGTTGTGGGATTTGCCAAGCACTTAGAGAAAGACATACAActaaggagagaagaaaaagagcctAACAAGAAAGCCGGGACAATGGGTAAGTTTAATGGTACATCCAGCGGAGGTGGAAGGGATTCCTCTAATAGGGAGTCATTAGCACCAACTCAGTCCAGTCATCAGTCAGGTGGTGGGCCTTCCTTCAGACGTACTCAGAGATTGGAAATCAGTCTCGCCAGAATCAGAAttttaggacatcatcctcacatagCCAGAGTCATGCTGAGCAACATTCACACCAGCAAAGTCTTTGTGGAACATGTAAGCGGCAACATTCAG GCCAATTGCCCAAAGTTGCGATGCAATTTCAGTGGTGGATCAACTCGTCCTTCTAGTTCCTCAGCTACTGCAGTTGCACCCTCTCAGGCTCGTGGTTCTCATAATCAGACCGGGCATGGAGCAGGCAGAGGTGCAGGCCGAGTAACTCAGGGAGGGGGACAACCCCGTTTGTTTGCTACACTTGATCGTCAGAGTGTAGAAGCATCTGCAGAAGTTATTACTGGTATACTTTTAGTTTGCTCACATAATGCTTATGCCATAATGGATCCAGGTTCAACGTTTTCATAtgtgactccatactttgcaattaacctcGGACTAGAACCTGAACAACTTAGTGAGCTGTTCCtcgtatctactccagttggcgagTCGGTGAAAGTCACTAGAGTCTATAGAGGTTGTATAGTTTTGGTCCAAGGTCGCAACACCAAAGCCgatctcatagagttagaaatg GAACAACGAATGATCGGTAAAGGGTGTCTCGCCTATTTGGCTCACATTATTAATCCAGAATCAGAACCACCAACTCTTCAGTCTGTGTCAGTTGTTAGAGAATTTCCAGAAGTTTTCCCAGATGACCTTACCGGACTTCCTCCCGAAAGAATCATAGACTTCGGCATTGATCTCATGCCAGGCACTCAGATCTATACCTCCTTATAG